One Vicia villosa cultivar HV-30 ecotype Madison, WI unplaced genomic scaffold, Vvil1.0 ctg.001425F_1_1, whole genome shotgun sequence DNA segment encodes these proteins:
- the LOC131635106 gene encoding putative expansin-B2 translates to MALTLGTTFSHILIFIGSLLIFLVTPSSCFKPKTLFSVSSNFTTDSGYSSTMATWYGPPEGDGSEGGACGYQNAVGLPPFNSMISAANPSIYQSGKGCGSCYQVKCTENPACSGNPFTVVITDECPGCDHYFDLSGKAFGSMAISGQADNLRNAGKIPVEYQRVTCNYPGVPIAFHVDFGSNQDYFATVIEYENGDGDLKTVELKEGNSETWEAMQQSWGAVWKFNKGAQLNEPFSIRLTTIESGKMFVANNVIPVGWQPGQTYRAIGNIN, encoded by the exons ATGGCTCTTACTTTAGGAACTACATTTTCTCATATACTCATATTTATAGGTTCACTCTTAATATTCCTAGTAACCCCTTCATCTTGTTTTAAGCCCAAAACACTTTTTAGTGTTTCTTCAAACTTCACAACTGATTCAGGTTATTCATCTACAATGGCTACTTGGTATGGACCTCCCGAAGGTGATGGGAGTGAAG GTGGTGCTTGTGGATACCAAAATGCTGTTGGTCTGCCtcctttcaactcaatgataTCAGCAGCAAACCCCTCCATCTATCAATCAGGCAAAGGTTGTGGTTCATGTTATCAG GTGAAGTGCACTGAAAATCCGGCTTGCTCAGGAAACCCTTTTACTGTAGTTATCACTGATGAGTGTCCTGGTTGTGATCATTATTTTGATTTGAGTGGAAAAGCTTTCGGTTCCATGGCAATTTCAGGTCAAGCTGACAATCTACGCAATGCTGGAAAAATACCAGTCGAATATCAAAG AGTTACATGCAATTACCCAGGTGTGCCGATAGCTTTCCATGTTGACTTTGGATCTAACCAAGACTATTTTGCAACTGTTATTGAATATGAGAATGGGGATGGTGATCTCAAAACAGTTGAACTCAAAGAAGGAAATTCGGAAACTTGGGAAGCTATGCAACAATCATGGGGTGCTGTTTGGAAATTTAATAAAGGGGCACAATTAAATGAACCATTTTCTATTAGGCTAACAACAATTGAGTCTGGAAAAATGTTTGTGGCTAATAATGTGATTCCTGTAGGTTGGCAGCCAGGTCAAACTTACCGAGCAATTGGAAATATTAATTAA
- the LOC131635097 gene encoding uncharacterized protein LOC131635097 isoform X2, with translation MPFLLKISTNLFNKVFTLHVKHIQAAILLANLSFIIVGKATETEEFFDAVNFISSMQVYVWNLMEKLSVSLSKSGNHNALEVDAMDKIPCVS, from the exons ATGCCATTCTTGTTGAAGATAAGCACAAATCTAT TTAATAAGGTATTTACACTACATGTAAAACATATACAG GCAGCCATTTTGTTAGCAAACTTGTCATTTATCATTGTCGGGAAAGCAACGGAAACAGAAGAGTTCTTCGATGCGGTTAATTTCATTTCATCTATGCAGGTATATGTTTGGAATTTAATGGA GAAACTCTCTGTCTCATTGTCAAAGTCAGGGAATCATAATGCTTTGGAAGTTGATGCTATGGACAAGATTCCTTGTGTGAGTTAA
- the LOC131635097 gene encoding uncharacterized protein LOC131635097 isoform X1: MHWPYSILLNHVMKHIHYEDQNTNYICLGPVNKVFTLHVKHIQAAILLANLSFIIVGKATETEEFFDAVNFISSMQVYVWNLMEKLSVSLSKSGNHNALEVDAMDKIPCVS, translated from the exons ATGCATTGGCCCTACTCAATCTTGCTGAATCATGTTATGAAACATATTCACTACGAGGATCAAAACACTAACTATATCTGTCTTGGTCCAGTTAATAAGGTATTTACACTACATGTAAAACATATACAG GCAGCCATTTTGTTAGCAAACTTGTCATTTATCATTGTCGGGAAAGCAACGGAAACAGAAGAGTTCTTCGATGCGGTTAATTTCATTTCATCTATGCAGGTATATGTTTGGAATTTAATGGA GAAACTCTCTGTCTCATTGTCAAAGTCAGGGAATCATAATGCTTTGGAAGTTGATGCTATGGACAAGATTCCTTGTGTGAGTTAA
- the LOC131635097 gene encoding probable oxidosqualene cyclase isoform X3 — protein MHWPYSILLNHVMKHIHYEDQNTNYICLGPVNKVFTLHVKHIQAAILLANLSFIIVGKATETEEFFDAVNFISSMQETLCLIVKVRES, from the exons ATGCATTGGCCCTACTCAATCTTGCTGAATCATGTTATGAAACATATTCACTACGAGGATCAAAACACTAACTATATCTGTCTTGGTCCAGTTAATAAGGTATTTACACTACATGTAAAACATATACAG GCAGCCATTTTGTTAGCAAACTTGTCATTTATCATTGTCGGGAAAGCAACGGAAACAGAAGAGTTCTTCGATGCGGTTAATTTCATTTCATCTATGCAG GAAACTCTCTGTCTCATTGTCAAAGTCAGGGAATCATAA